The DNA sequence TGCTCCTCACCCACCGCACGTGAGATGGGACCGCAGGTGACCGAGTGACAGGAGTGATCCACGGTGCGGACCAGGACCAGGACGACGGTGGCGATGCTGGCCGCGACGCTCGCGCTCTCGGCGGTCACGACGGCCGGCGCGTCGACGGCGTCGGAAGCACCCGCCGGTCCGGCGGGCGTCGTGAGCCGGACGGTCGCCGAGGACCCGGCACCCCCGGCGGACGACAACGACGCATCCCCGGCCGCCGGCGCCGCGACCCCAGCCACCCCGGCCGGCCCGGCTGCCGGAAGCGCGACTCCGGCCGATCCGGCTGCCGGCCCCGCGACCCCGAACGACCAGGTCGCCGGAACCGCGCCCCCGGACGACCCGGCCGGCGGGACGGCGAAGGCGACCCCGGCCGACCCTGCCGCACCCCCGGCGTCGTCGCACTGCACCGAGACCGCGGCACAGAAGCTCGGCTGGGGCGCCCCCACCCGCGAGTCCGACTTCGACGGCACCACGGTCCCGCCGGACTGGCACCCCTACGGTCCCGAGCCCGGCCACAACAAGAAGGGCACCCGCACCCCGGAGGCGGTCACCGTCGCCGACGGGGCGATGAGCATCTCCGCCGACGCCGACGGCAACACCGGCGCCGTCAGCTGGCACCCCGGCCAGCGCTACGGCCGGTGGGAGGCCTGCGTGAAGTCGGACGAGGGACAGGGCGGGATCAACGCGCTGCTGCTGCTCTGGCCGGTCGCCGAGGACTTCCCGGTCGGCGGCGAGATCGACTGGATGGAGATCATGGACGACTCCCGCCAGAAGACCAGCTTCTTCCTGCACTACGGACCCGACAACGACCAGGACTACGGGTCGGTGAAGCACGACTCGACGCAGTGGTCGGCCTACGCGCTGGAGTGGACCCCGGAGAAGATCACCGGGTACGTGAACGGGAAGGAGTGGTACTCCAACACCGACACCGACCAGTTCCCGCCCCGCGCGATGAACATGACCATGCAGCTCGACTACTTCGGCGACGCCGGCGGCCCGACCGCCATGCACATGGACTGGGCCCGGCAGTGGGCGCTGCCGCAGAGCAGCGCGGCCACGCTGAGCCTGCCGCCCGGCTCGGCCGCGACCGGGCAGCCCCGCGACTTCCCGGGCCGGAAGCCGCGCGAGCTGTCCGGGCCCGAACAGCAGGCGCAGACCGCGATGCTCGCCCGCGAGCAGCGCTGAGGCCGGACCGCGGGGCCGGACCGCGGGGCCGGACCGTGGGGCCGGACCGTGGGGCCGGACCGTGGGGCCGGACCGTGGGGTCGGACCGTGGGGTCGGACCGTGGGGTCGGACCGTGGGGTCGGACCGTGGGGTCGGACCGTGGGGTCGGACCGTGGGGTCGGACCGTGGGGTCGGACTGCGGTTCCCCCGAGATCGTGGAGGGTTCTTATGCCGCGTCTCGGGTGAGGGCGGCGTTCTCGTAGTTGATCGGTGAGAGCCCGGCGGCGGCACTGTGTCGCCGCCGGTGGTTGTAGAAGCCGTAACACCAGTCGATGACCGCCGCCCGCGCCCTACTGATGGTGTCGAAGTCGTTGCGGGACAGCACTTCCCACTCCAGGCTGGAGAAGAACGCCTCCGCCGCGGCATTGTCGAAACACGACCCGACCCGGCCCATCGACTGACGGATGTCGAGCCGCCGACACAGAGCGGTGAACGCGCCCGCGGTGTAGGTCGACCCGCGGTCGGTGTGGAAGATCACCCCGGCGATTCGGTCCGCCCCGCCGCGGGCCGCCACCGCCATCCGGATCGCCGCACACGCCAGCTCGGGGTTCGGGTGCAGCCCCGTGGCCGCGCCGAGCAGCCGCCGCGAGTACAGGTCGATCACCGTGGCCAGATACAACTTCCCGGCCGCGGTGGGGATCTCGGTCATGTCCCCGACCCATCTGCGGTTCGGCTCGGCCGCAGTGAAACCCCGACGAAGCAGGTCCGGGAACTTCGGCGCCGTGCGGTCCTGGCGGGTCAGCCCGTTGTGCCGCTTGATCCGGCGGGCGACCAGGCCCTGGCGGCGCATCGAGTCCGCCACGGTCTTCTCCGACACCCGCCATCCGGCCTCACACAGGTCGGCGTGCAGACGGGGTGAGCCGTGTAGCCGCTGGGCGTCGTCGAACGCCACGGCCACGGCGGCGTCCAACGCGCAGCGGCGCTTCTCGGTCGCGGTGGCACCACCGTCGGAACGCGCGGCGCGGTCGAGCCACTTGTACAGCCAGGAGATCGACACCCCCAACAGGGCGCAGGCCAGCGTGTGCGGCACCCGGTGGAAGGTCCTCTGGTCGGCGATGAAACGGGCCACGCTCACTTCGTCGCCTCCTTGACCCACAGGACCACGGATCGCTTGAGGACATCACGCTCCATCCGCAGCTCGGCGTTCTCCGCGCGCAGCCGCTTGAGCTCCTCGACGCCGCCGCGAGACAGGCCCTCGGTGTCCTCGCGGGCCTCTCGTGCACGGGCCACCCAGTTGCCCAGCGTGCCCTCGTTGACCCCCAGGTCACGGGCGACCTGGGCGATCGGCTTGCCCGTCTCCTCCACGACCCGGACCGCTCCGTCACGGAACTCCCGGTCGTAGCGCTTCCGTACCTCTGGCATCGCTACCCCTTATAGCTGATGCCTCCCCGATCATGGGGGAACCGCAGACCGTGGGGTCGGACCGTGGGGTCGGACCGTGGGGTCGGACCGTGGTGTCAGATGGCGGCGTCGAGCTCCGCCCGGGTGGGCGGGTTCGCGCCGTGCCGCGAACAGGTGATCGCCGACGCCGCGACGGCCTCGGTCAGCACGGCCTCCAGCGTCGGCCGGTCGATGCGGTAGAGGTCGTCGCGGGCGGTCGCGCCGAGCAGCCCGCGTCGGTGCAGCCCGGCGAGCAGCGCGGCGGAGAAGCTGTCCCCGGCCCCCACCGTGTCGACGACCTCGACAGTGCGGCCGGGCTGCACCAGGTGCAGTCCCGACGACGTCCCGGCCAGCACCCCGTCCGCCCCGAGGGTGACCACGACGACCGCCGGGCCCAGCTCGAGCCACTCGCCGACGACGTCGCCGGGCTTGCGGCCCGGGTGCAGCCAGGCCAGGTCCTCCTCGCTGACCTTCACCACGTCGGCCACGCCCAGCAGCTCGTGCACGCCGGGCAGGACCTCCTCCGGTGAGCCCATCAGCATCGGCCGGAAGTTCGGGTCGTAGCTGACCGTCGCGGTGTCCACGGCGGAGGCGAGCAGCTCGCGCAGCGCGTCGTGGCCGGGCGCGGTCGTCAGCGCCAGCGATCCCGAGTGGACGGCGACGACCGGGCCGGTCGGGCCGTCGTCGAGGGCACCGGCGAGCTCGTCGTCGGTCCACTGCCAGTCCGCGGTGCCCGCGATCCGGAAGTCGTAGGACGCCTGCCCGTCGGCTGCCAGCTCCACGATCGCCAGCGACGACGGCTCGGCCGCCTCGACCGAGTGCGACAGGTCGACCCCGTTGTCGGAGAGGTGGGCGCGCAGCTTGCGCCCCAGCAGGTCGTCGGCGAGGCGGGCCAGCATCCGGGCCGGCACGTCGAGGCGGGACAGTCCGACCGCGACGTTCGCCGGGCTGCCGCCGGGCGCGAACTGCCAGTACTGCTCGGCGGGTGTGCGGCCCGCCTGCGTCGGCGCGGGGACGATGTCGACGAGTGCTTCTCCGGCGACGGCGATCACTCCGCGTGGCGGGCGTCCGGCGGCTGTGTCGGGCATGGCCGCACTGTAGTGGTCCGATCGGGGGCCCCGGCCAGGTCCGTGACGGGTCACGACCACGTCACGGTGCGTCGACACGCACGTGGTAGGCATGACGGATGCCCCGGAAGATCCCGGTCGTGGTGCTGGCCGGATTCCTCGGAGCCGGCAAGACGACACTGCTGAACCACCTCCTCGCCGCGGGCGGGGACGCGCGGATCGGCGTGGTCGTCAACGACTTCGGGTCGGTCGGCATCGACGCGATGCGCGTGGCCGGTCAGGCCGGCGACGTCGTCGGGCTCGGCAACGGCTGCCTGTGCTGCGAGGTCGGTGAGGGCGGCGTCTCCTCGGTGCTGGAGACGCTGACCCGCCGCCGCGACGAGATCGACGTCGTCGTCATCGAGGCCAGCGGCATCGCCGAGCCCGGCACGCTGGTCCAGCTCGTGCTCGACGCGCTGGGCCAGCACCTGAGCTTCGGCGGGCTCGTCGTGGTCGTCGACGCCGCGGAGTTCGAGACCTCGCGGCGCCGTCACCCCCAGCTCGACAAGCACGTCGCGATGGCCGACCTCGTCGTCCTGAACAAGATCGACAGGGTGGGACCGGGGCCGCTCTGGCGGGTCCGCAGGCTGTGCCGCGAGGCCAACCCGCGGGCACCGATCGTCCCGGTCCGCGACGGCGCGGTGGACCCGGCGCTGCTGTTCGACATCGAGATCGTGCCGGGACGGCAGCTGATGCTCGGCGAGCGCGTCGACGAACCGCACGCCCAGCACCTGCACGCCGGATACCAGAGCCTGACGTTCCTCAGTGACGAACCGCTCGACGCCGCCCGCCTGCAGGACCTGCTCGACGCCAGGCCGTCCGGGCTTTACCGGATCAAGGGCTCGGTGCGCTTCGCGGCCGCCCCGGCCCGGGAACGCTGGGACCTCCACACCGTCGGCCGGTACGTGCGGTTCCACCGGACCCGGTGGGACGTCGACGAGCCCCGGCGCACCACCCTGGTCCTGATCGGCACCGGTCTCGACTCCGACGCGCTGCACCGGTCACTGCGGGCCTGCGTCGCGACCGACGCCGACCGCCGCGACGCCGACGCCTTGCTCCCGGTCGCCCGCTACGCGGTCTGATGGCCCCGGGGGATTGCTCAGACCGAGGTGAGGTCCGGGCCCGTCGCCGGCTCGGCCAGCTGGGTCAGGGCATCGGCGGCCCAGGCCTCCCCACCGGCGACGGCGGTCCACAGCAGGACACCGAGGCTGCGGGACGGGTCGATCCGGCCCGCCTGCCAGGACGGCGTCGCCGCGAGCCGCTCGGCACGCGCGCAGAGCTGCCAGGAGGCGGTGTCGGACTCGGTGATGTCGCGGGCGAAGCGGGTGTGCCCGGTGCGGGCGCGGTAGGCCCGGACCGGGTCGGTGACCGCGTGGATGATCGACAGCACCCCGATCACCAGCCCGAGCGCGAGGGGCAGGCAGACGAGGAACGCGAGCGCCGACCGGGACCAGCTGTTCTCGCCCACGGTGAGGGCCACCACGACGGCCGCGACGACGGCGGTGCCGGTCAGCGCGCCGGCCGGGAGCCGGGTGTAGACGAGGTCGCCCGCGTCGTCGACGACGTAGTCGGTGCCGGCGATCAGGGCCGGGTCGTACACGCGGTACCCGGTACGTGTGCGGACGAGGGTGGGCAGGCGGTCGGCGGGAGCGCCGGCGACGAAGTCGTTCATGGTCGTGCTCGATCTGTGAGAATGCTGCTGCTCGCGGCCCACCTGATGGCCGTCTCGCCCGGTCAGTCGCCCACGATGCCGGTCCGTGTTACGGATTCACAACGTTCCTCGGCGCGTTCCGTCTGTGATGTTCGCCTCCACCACTTGCGAGCAACCTGCGAGGCTCACTCGGGTGGCCAGGCGTCGCCCCACACGGTGTCACGGGCGTGCCGGAACAGCTCCCGACGACTGCGCGGGACGGGGGTGTCCCGCAGCGTCCCGCCCGCCTCGCAGACACGCAGCGTCACCAGTCCCTTGCGGGTCTGCGGGTGCCGGACCACGCGGCCCGGGGCCCGGCCGACGCTCCCGTCGTCGCCGTCACGCACGCCGACGACGTAGGAGAACTTCTCGTCCTCGTGCCCCAGCGAGCCGGCCTTCAGCACCCGGTGCCGCGAGCTGCGTCCGACGCGGACGGCGAAGTGGCACCAGTCGTCGCCGGTCACCGGGCAGGCCCCGTCGTGCGGGCAGGGCGCGGCGACGGTGAGGCCCGCGGCGAGCAGGCGGGTGCGGGCGTCGAGGATGCGCGCGTGCCCGGCCGGCGTCCCCGGTTCGACGAGCACGACGACCCGCGCGTCCCGGGCGGCGGCGTCGACGACGGCGTCGCGCACCGGTACCGGCAGCTCACCGAGCAGGTAGCAGGCGGTCAGCAGGTCGGTCTCCGGCAGCACCGGGGCGGTGCCGAGCACCGCGGCCTCCCACCGGGCCGCCCGCAGCAGCGGCGACGGCGCACCGGAGGCGAGCCTGCGGCCCAGCGCCCGGGCCGGCGTGGCGGCCTCCAGCACCGTGGCCCACTCCAGCGACGGCCACACCTGTGCCGCCGCCCACACCGCGGCGCCGGTCCCGCCGCCGAGGTCGAGCAGCGACACCGGCTCGGGCACCCGCGCGGCCGCCCGCTCCAGCACGTCGAGGACCGCCGCGTGCGTGGCGGGCATCCGGTACGCGGCGTAGGCGGCCGCGTCGTCGTCGGTGCGCAGGATCGGCGCGGTGGGCACCGTGCCGCTGCGGTAGTCGCGGATCAGCCGCTCGACCACCGGCGCGAGCCGGGCGGCGGGGACGCGGTCGAGTGCGTCGTCGAGGGCGGCGGCCAGCGCGTCGGACAGTTCGTGGGACAGCGCGGAGGACGGCTCGGGGACCACCTGCCCATTCCACCAGTCCCGAGCTCAGCCCCGGGCGCCGACCAGCAGCGGGTCGGCCAGCGCGTCGAGCAGCGGAGCCTGCAGCCGGGCCCACGGCGACAGCCCGGAGTCCGGGTCGTCGGCGGCGGCGCGGAAGCGCGACCAGCTCCACCAGGCCAGGTCCTCGACCTCGTCGGGGCGCGGCTCGGGCTCACCGGTGATCCGGGCGACGAACACCGGGCAGAGCTCGTTCTCCTCGATCCCGTCCTGCGACGCGCGGTAGCTGAAGTCCGGCAGCACCATCCGCAGCTCGGTCGCACGGACGCCCAGCTCGTCGGCCAGCCTGCGGTGCACCGCGTCGGCCATCTCCTCACCGGGTGCGGGATGGCCGCAGCAGGTGTTGGTCCAGACCAGGGGGAAGGCGGTCTTGGTGCGGGCGCGCCGGGTTACCAGCAGCCGGCCGGCGTCGTCGACGCCGTAGCAGGAGAACGCCAGGTGCCGCGGGGTGCTCGCACCGTGCACGGTGGCCTTGTCCGCGACGCCGACCGGGTTGCCGTCGTCGTCCAGCAGCACAACCTGTTCCATGCCGTCCTGTCTACCGGAGCCCGGCCGTGGCGGCTCCTGGGACGGGACCGGCTCACACGCCCGAGCGGGCGGCTGCCCGGCGCCGGACCACGGCGCCGAGCGCGGCAGCCGGCAGGTGCGCGGCGACGACCGCGAGCGCGGCGGGGGACACCGTGCCCCGCGCCAGCCCCAGCTCCACCGCGCAGTCGAACACCCGCTGGTGCCGTGCGGCGGCGCTGATCGCGGCGTCGAGGAACGCGGGGCGGGCCGCCAGCCGGGCGAGCGCACCGACGTGGCGGTGGTGCCGGGCGAAGGTCTGCTCCATGGCGGCGCGGTGGGCGGCGCCCGCGTCGTCACCGCGCAGCGCGCTGCGCCCGGCGAGGATCCCGGAGGCGACGGCGTCGAAGATCCCCTCGCCGGTCAGCGGGTTCACCTTCGCCGCGGCGTCACCGGCCAGCAGCACCCGTCCGTCGGGCTGGAACCGGGGCGCGGTCGACAGCGGGAGGTGGTGCGCGCGCAGCGTGGCCGGGTCGGGTTCCTGGCCGGGCAGCAGAGCGGCCAGCCGCTCCAGCAGCGACGCCCGGTTCCCGGCGCCGCGCTCGTCGAACACGCCGTAGCCGACGTTGGCGCCGCCGCCCGCGATCGGGAACGACCAGGCGTAGGCCGGGACGGCGCCGCCGGCGTACTCGATCGACAGCGTCCCCGGCTCGGCGGCCACCGGGGCGTACCCGCGGATCGCCACCGCCGTCGACCACGGCGGCACGGCCGGCGCGCCGAGTGCGTGGCGGACCACCGAGTTCGCCCCGTCGGCGCCGATCACGACCCGGGCGGCGACGTCGTCGACCAGCACCCGGTCCCCGCGGGGGACGACGGTGCGGACCCGGTGGCGGCGCAGCTGCGCCCCGGCGGCGACGGCCGCGTCGACCAGCGCCGCGTCCAGCTCCCGGCGCGGGACCACCCGGTTCGGCCGGCGCGCGGTGCGGTGCACGACCCGGCCCGCCGGGGTGCGCAGGCGCAGTCGCGGTGCCGCGACGCCGAGCGTGCGGACCCCGGTGGAGCCCAGCTCGTCGAGCAGGTCGAACACCTCGGCCGCTATGCCGTCTCCGCAGGTCTTGTCGCGGGGGAAGGACGCCGCGTCGAGCAGGAGCACCGACGCCGACGACCGCAGCCGCAACACGTTGAGCGCCGCGGCGCAGCCGGCGGGACCCGCCCCGACCACGACGACGTCGTAGGTGGACATGGCGCCATTGTCCCCCCGGCGCCGGGGGAAACGGTTCGCCATCGCCCCCCGGCCGTGGTCCACTCCCACACCGCCACCCCGTCGCCCGGCCGCGACGGGTGCCGGCGCCGTGCCGTCGGTGCCGTGGGTGGTGCGTCCGTCACGTCCACGAGGAGCACGTTGTGACCACCGAGCCGGCCCCCGACCGCGACACCGAGCGGCTGCCCGCCGGAGCCCTGCTGATCATCGGGCTGCTCGTCGGCTCGGCGTTCGTGATGATCCTGAACGAGACGATCATGAGCGTGGCGCTGCCCGCCCTTATCGCCGACCTGCGCGTCACCCCGGCGACCGCGCAGTGGCTGACCAGCGGATTCCTGCTGACGATGGCGGTGGTCATCCCGATCACGGGGTACCTGCTCGGGCGGTTCCCGCCGCGGTCGGTCTACCTCGCCTCCATGGGTCTGTTCAGCGTCGGGACCCTGCTGTGCGCGGTCGCGCCCGCGTTCGGGTTCCTGCTGGCCGGGCGGGTCGTGCAGGCCACCGGCACCGCGGTGATGGTCCCGCTGCTCATGACGACGATCCTGCGCCTGGTCCCGGCGAGCCGCCGCGGGCAGACGATGGGCACGATCTCGATCGTCATCGCGGTGGCGCCCGCGGTCGGCCCGACGCTGTCCGGGGTGATCCTCTCCGCGCTGGGCTGGCGCTGGATGTTCTGGATCGTGCTGCCGATCGCCCTGGTCGCACTGGTCGCGGGTGCGCAGCGGCTGCGGGTCGAGGCGGAGACGACGCGGGCCACGCTCGACGTCGCCTCGGTCCTGATCTCGGCCGTCGCGTTCGCCGGGATCGTCTACGGGCTGTCCGCGATCGGCGAGTCCGCCGCCGGGGGCGCGCACACCGCGGTGCCGCCGTGGGTGCCGCTGGTGCTCGGAGCGGTGGCGCTCGCGGTGTTCGTGCACCGCCAGGTCCGCCTGCAGCGCGGCACCGGCACGGCCCCGCTGCTGGACCTGCGCCCGTTCACGGTCCGCCGGTACACGTTGTCGCTGGTCCTCGTCGCGACCGGGTTCATGTCGCTGTTCGGCGCGATCATCCTGCTGCCGCTCTACATCCAGGACGTGCTGGGTGACAGCGCGTTCGTCGCGGGCCTGGTGGTGCTGCCGGGCGGGCTGGTGATGGGGCTGCTGGGCCCGTTCGTCGGCCGCGCCTACGACCGGTTCGGCGCCCGTCCGCTGGTGCTGCCGGGCGCGGTGCTGCTCGCGGTCGTGATGTGGGGGTTCACCACCCTCGCCGCGACGACGCCGCTCTGGCTGGTCGTGGTGCTGCACGTGGGCCTGTCCGCGGCGCTGGCGCTGATGTTCACGCCACTGATGACCGACGCGCTGGGTTCGCTGCCGGGCGAGCTGTACTCGCACGGCAGCGCCATACTCACCACGCTCCAGCAGGTCGCGGGCGCGGCGGGGACGGCGCTGTTCATCACCGTGATGACGCTGGCCGGGGCCGGGGCCGGGGCCGGGGCCGGGTCCGGTGTCGACGCGGCCGGGGTGCACGCGGCGTTCCTGGTCGCGGCGGTCGTATCCCTGGTGACGGTGGTCGTCGCGGTGGTCGCGTCCCGGCTGCCGGCCCCGGCGTCGGACCCGCAGGACGCCCGGGTCTGAGGCGGCCGGGCCGCCGCGTCGCTGAACACCCGGACCGTGACCGCGGGCGGACACCGGCGCGGGCCGGCGGTCAGCGGGTAGCGGCGCCCTCGGTGGTCCCCGCGGGTGCGGGGACGTCCGGGCCCGTCAGACCGTCGCGGGCGGTCTCGCGCAGCGCGAGCACCGACCCGACCGAGACCAGCGCGAGCAGCCCGATCACCGCCGACAGCACCCCGGTGCCGAAACCGGCGGCCTGCAGCGACGCGAACAGCACCGGCGACAGCCCCGCGCCCATCCCGGAGATCTGGTAGCCCAGCGAGACCCCGGTGTAGCGCGAGCCGGTGGAGAACATCTCCGAGTACAGGGCCGCGGACGGCCCGAACCAGGCCGCGTGCGTCACGCCCTGTCCGACCACCACGGCCAGGGTGAGCAGCACCGCCGAGCCGGTGTCGATCATGGGGAAGATCGCGACGCACCACAGCCCGGTCGCGACCGCCACACCCAGGACGACCGGTCGGCGTCCGACCCGGTCCGACAGTGCGGAGAACCCGATGATGCCGACGATCGCGACCACCGAGGACAGGGTGATCGCGTTGAGCACGGTCTGACGCTCGAACCCGGCGCGCACGGCGTAGGAGATGAGGAAGGTGGTCAGCGTCCCCTGCG is a window from the Pseudonocardia sp. HH130629-09 genome containing:
- the idi gene encoding isopentenyl-diphosphate Delta-isomerase produces the protein MEQVVLLDDDGNPVGVADKATVHGASTPRHLAFSCYGVDDAGRLLVTRRARTKTAFPLVWTNTCCGHPAPGEEMADAVHRRLADELGVRATELRMVLPDFSYRASQDGIEENELCPVFVARITGEPEPRPDEVEDLAWWSWSRFRAAADDPDSGLSPWARLQAPLLDALADPLLVGARG
- a CDS encoding geranylgeranyl reductase family protein, with the translated sequence MSTYDVVVVGAGPAGCAAALNVLRLRSSASVLLLDAASFPRDKTCGDGIAAEVFDLLDELGSTGVRTLGVAAPRLRLRTPAGRVVHRTARRPNRVVPRRELDAALVDAAVAAGAQLRRHRVRTVVPRGDRVLVDDVAARVVIGADGANSVVRHALGAPAVPPWSTAVAIRGYAPVAAEPGTLSIEYAGGAVPAYAWSFPIAGGGANVGYGVFDERGAGNRASLLERLAALLPGQEPDPATLRAHHLPLSTAPRFQPDGRVLLAGDAAAKVNPLTGEGIFDAVASGILAGRSALRGDDAGAAHRAAMEQTFARHHRHVGALARLAARPAFLDAAISAAARHQRVFDCAVELGLARGTVSPAALAVVAAHLPAAALGAVVRRRAAARSGV
- a CDS encoding transposase, with the protein product MPEVRKRYDREFRDGAVRVVEETGKPIAQVARDLGVNEGTLGNWVARAREAREDTEGLSRGGVEELKRLRAENAELRMERDVLKRSVVLWVKEATK
- a CDS encoding carbohydrate kinase family protein — protein: MPDTAAGRPPRGVIAVAGEALVDIVPAPTQAGRTPAEQYWQFAPGGSPANVAVGLSRLDVPARMLARLADDLLGRKLRAHLSDNGVDLSHSVEAAEPSSLAIVELAADGQASYDFRIAGTADWQWTDDELAGALDDGPTGPVVAVHSGSLALTTAPGHDALRELLASAVDTATVSYDPNFRPMLMGSPEEVLPGVHELLGVADVVKVSEEDLAWLHPGRKPGDVVGEWLELGPAVVVVTLGADGVLAGTSSGLHLVQPGRTVEVVDTVGAGDSFSAALLAGLHRRGLLGATARDDLYRIDRPTLEAVLTEAVAASAITCSRHGANPPTRAELDAAI
- a CDS encoding small ribosomal subunit Rsm22 family protein encodes the protein MVPEPSSALSHELSDALAAALDDALDRVPAARLAPVVERLIRDYRSGTVPTAPILRTDDDAAAYAAYRMPATHAAVLDVLERAAARVPEPVSLLDLGGGTGAAVWAAAQVWPSLEWATVLEAATPARALGRRLASGAPSPLLRAARWEAAVLGTAPVLPETDLLTACYLLGELPVPVRDAVVDAAARDARVVVLVEPGTPAGHARILDARTRLLAAGLTVAAPCPHDGACPVTGDDWCHFAVRVGRSSRHRVLKAGSLGHEDEKFSYVVGVRDGDDGSVGRAPGRVVRHPQTRKGLVTLRVCEAGGTLRDTPVPRSRRELFRHARDTVWGDAWPPE
- a CDS encoding IS3 family transposase — translated: MSVARFIADQRTFHRVPHTLACALLGVSISWLYKWLDRAARSDGGATATEKRRCALDAAVAVAFDDAQRLHGSPRLHADLCEAGWRVSEKTVADSMRRQGLVARRIKRHNGLTRQDRTAPKFPDLLRRGFTAAEPNRRWVGDMTEIPTAAGKLYLATVIDLYSRRLLGAATGLHPNPELACAAIRMAVAARGGADRIAGVIFHTDRGSTYTAGAFTALCRRLDIRQSMGRVGSCFDNAAAEAFFSSLEWEVLSRNDFDTISRARAAVIDWCYGFYNHRRRHSAAAGLSPINYENAALTRDAA
- a CDS encoding CobW family GTP-binding protein is translated as MPRKIPVVVLAGFLGAGKTTLLNHLLAAGGDARIGVVVNDFGSVGIDAMRVAGQAGDVVGLGNGCLCCEVGEGGVSSVLETLTRRRDEIDVVVIEASGIAEPGTLVQLVLDALGQHLSFGGLVVVVDAAEFETSRRRHPQLDKHVAMADLVVLNKIDRVGPGPLWRVRRLCREANPRAPIVPVRDGAVDPALLFDIEIVPGRQLMLGERVDEPHAQHLHAGYQSLTFLSDEPLDAARLQDLLDARPSGLYRIKGSVRFAAAPARERWDLHTVGRYVRFHRTRWDVDEPRRTTLVLIGTGLDSDALHRSLRACVATDADRRDADALLPVARYAV
- a CDS encoding DHA2 family efflux MFS transporter permease subunit, whose translation is MTTEPAPDRDTERLPAGALLIIGLLVGSAFVMILNETIMSVALPALIADLRVTPATAQWLTSGFLLTMAVVIPITGYLLGRFPPRSVYLASMGLFSVGTLLCAVAPAFGFLLAGRVVQATGTAVMVPLLMTTILRLVPASRRGQTMGTISIVIAVAPAVGPTLSGVILSALGWRWMFWIVLPIALVALVAGAQRLRVEAETTRATLDVASVLISAVAFAGIVYGLSAIGESAAGGAHTAVPPWVPLVLGAVALAVFVHRQVRLQRGTGTAPLLDLRPFTVRRYTLSLVLVATGFMSLFGAIILLPLYIQDVLGDSAFVAGLVVLPGGLVMGLLGPFVGRAYDRFGARPLVLPGAVLLAVVMWGFTTLAATTPLWLVVVLHVGLSAALALMFTPLMTDALGSLPGELYSHGSAILTTLQQVAGAAGTALFITVMTLAGAGAGAGAGSGVDAAGVHAAFLVAAVVSLVTVVVAVVASRLPAPASDPQDARV
- a CDS encoding glycoside hydrolase family 16 protein; translation: MRTRTRTTVAMLAATLALSAVTTAGASTASEAPAGPAGVVSRTVAEDPAPPADDNDASPAAGAATPATPAGPAAGSATPADPAAGPATPNDQVAGTAPPDDPAGGTAKATPADPAAPPASSHCTETAAQKLGWGAPTRESDFDGTTVPPDWHPYGPEPGHNKKGTRTPEAVTVADGAMSISADADGNTGAVSWHPGQRYGRWEACVKSDEGQGGINALLLLWPVAEDFPVGGEIDWMEIMDDSRQKTSFFLHYGPDNDQDYGSVKHDSTQWSAYALEWTPEKITGYVNGKEWYSNTDTDQFPPRAMNMTMQLDYFGDAGGPTAMHMDWARQWALPQSSAATLSLPPGSAATGQPRDFPGRKPRELSGPEQQAQTAMLAREQR